The sequence TGCAGCCTGACAGTCCCCCTCTTGGAAAAATGGAACTCGAAGCATGGAGTACGTTGCAACAAAGTTTATTGGATTTAGATTTCCTGAAGAAGGAGCAAGACTTAAGTAAAGTATTTACAAATGAATTTGTGGAGTAGGAGGTGAGCATATGACAAATCTGAAGGAAATAAACGTATCTTCGGCACTTAAGCGTGAAGTGGCAGTTACTCTAAAGAATTGTTCGCTCTCCTTTGACACCGTACAGGTACTGGATAATGTGAACCTAGATGTTTATAAAAATGAATTCCTAACGATTCTAGGGCCAAGCGGATGTGGAAAATCAACCTTGCTGCGATTAATGCTCAATCAACTTCATCCGGATAAAGGAGGGGAGGTGACTTTTGCTTCGGATTCCACTTCGCTTGGAATGGTCTTTCAAAAACCGATATTAATGCCTTGGCTAACCGCCATAAAGAATATTGAGTTATCTCTAAGTTTAGGAACGAATAAAAAGATTTTCTCGAAGAAGGAAGCTCGAGAGAAAGCTGAAGGAGCTCTACAACTTGTGGGTTTGCAGGATTTCAAAGATCACTATCCGCATCAATTGAGCGGAGGCATGCAGCAGAGGATCGCGATTGCGCGAGCCTTGGCTGCCGACCCAACGGTATTGTTAATGGACGAGCCTTTTGGAGCTTTGGATGAATTCACACGAGAGAAACTGAATTTCGAACTTCTTCGTCTATGGGAAAGCTCTGAGACCAGCCTGAGTACAGTTGTTATGGTCACCCACTCTATTCATGAATCGGTGATGATGTCGGA comes from Paenibacillus sp. 19GGS1-52 and encodes:
- a CDS encoding ABC transporter ATP-binding protein; protein product: MTNLKEINVSSALKREVAVTLKNCSLSFDTVQVLDNVNLDVYKNEFLTILGPSGCGKSTLLRLMLNQLHPDKGGEVTFASDSTSLGMVFQKPILMPWLTAIKNIELSLSLGTNKKIFSKKEAREKAEGALQLVGLQDFKDHYPHQLSGGMQQRIAIARALAADPTVLLMDEPFGALDEFTREKLNFELLRLWESSETSLSTVVMVTHSIHESVMMSDRVVMMSPRPTGVVDIIPVPLPRPREVGMEDHPEFSRTVHELRKQVKHL